In Vespa velutina chromosome 1, iVesVel2.1, whole genome shotgun sequence, the genomic stretch AGACAAAGAACTCGAACCGCCGTACGAACTCGTAGTCGTGCATAAACGCTATCAGCCCCATCTACATATTCCGGAGACTAAGGAGACACGCGAAGGGGatcggaagagagagagagagagagagagagagagagagagagagagagagagagagagagagagagagagagagagagagggacagagagagagagagagagagagagaaagattaagaggaaagagaagatcgAAGCGAGTCTcgacatttcttctttctctcttcctcttcctcttcgaaAGTATTCAGGaagtttgagagagagagagagagagagagagagaaagagaggaacgaCGATAAgggggagagtgagagagagattttttcgattaaaattttcttcgaattatGACAGATTTATCGTCGATCGTTCCTTgtatcatttgaaaaaaaaaaacaaaaaaaaaaagaaaagaataaaaaaatttcgatgtgGACACATATGCATCTAACGTCTAATATATAACGTGTATATCGATATCGAATGTTCACGTGATAGGTAGAATAGAGTAGGTACTGGTTGGTTATCGACTGTCGTGTTTCACAATGGCTCCTCGTTGTAGGAAAGAGAACACGAgatgagaggaaagagagaaagagaaagagagagagagagagagagagagagagagagagagagggcggtTCCAGGGCGGAGGCAACGAGGGTGGAAGGAGAGAAGCCGTAGAAATAGCGAGCTGGCTTTGAAACACCCTTGACCCGGCACCCGAGGGTGGCTGCATGCTTGGCAGATTAGCCTAATGGTGAGTCCTCCTCTTATTCTCCTACTTGACGCCAGTTTACGagaccctctctctctctctctctctctctctctctctctctctctctctctctctctctttctttctcctcctacATCGGGGATGCTGTTCGTCCACTTCAACCCTCCCTCTTCTGAATTCAGAACTTGGCGTGGCTCTTGActcgataagaaataatattcctTCAATTAGAAACTTTCAGGAATATATCAATGTTTACGCAATGTCGAGCATCGAACTTTCAAAGTATATACTATTTTgtcctaattattattattatactattattattattattattattattattattactattattatcattattatttaaaaaaaaaaaaaaaaaaagcagggCCACGTGAAATCATTGCAGAGAGACGACAGGTCGTTAGTCAAAAttgttgaatttttattcatggtgcgtaaataaaatgaatgttcTCTATTTACAACCTACACTTTTTCAAAATAGCTTTGTTTGCACGTACAAAGTGGTCCTACTCCCGTTCATCGTACGCACATACGCGTGATATATGTTACGGTACTTCGAATGTAACGAACGCGTTAATAtttgcatctctctctttctctctctccccctgtCCCTTGTCACCCCCACTCTCTTTGGGTGAAAGTTTACAAAGTGATGTCGATACAGAGGAATAGATTTACAAGAGCTATTATTACGTACCGCTGAATTCGATCGACGCACTCCGTAAGATAGTTACGTTAATTAAGATTCGAGAGTAGCGTCAATATTTATAGAGTTACAATGCCACGgactaaagagagaaagtgtgtccgaatcgaaaaaaaaaaaaaaaaaaaaaaaaaaaaaaaaaaaaaaaaaaaaaaaaaaaaaaaaaaaaaaaaaaaaggggaaaaaaaaaaaacaataaaaattatatcgatcgttcgaaacgaGATAtatttcgcaaaaaaaaaaaaaaaaagaaaaaaagaaggattttcgtttaaaaacaACAATACAAAAAGGTCGACGTTTAAAATGCAAttacatcgataaaaataacagaaTAACACCTGACAATTCGCGCGTTGATATGTTACTTACGTATCCGTACATCAATCTCTCGCGTgtaaaataacaatgatgaagaggaaaaaaagaaaaataaaaagaaaaaaataccagagagagagagagagagagagagagagagtatgtgagtgtttgaaagagatagagagagagagagagagagagggagagagaaagaaaaacgtggCACGAAACGTCAATTTAATAGCGGCTAAACCTATAGACTCCACGATATCCAATAAAACGCGATGCGTGGAGCGTGTGGGTGGTCGCATGGGTTATAGACGCGTGACGGCTACCAGTAGGTACTCACCGGCCGCTGCGGCAGCTTTGCCAGCATCCAAAGCCCCATACGGAGGTATACCCATGTGGGCGGGCGGTGGTTGCGTCAGGTGATCACCGTTCGGACAGAAGAAGGGCAGCCCGCTTGGATGCGTCCCTGCTAGGCCCATCTTGCTTGCCtggaaaataaatcaaacgaaaatCCTTTAACACGTACAGTACCAAAACAATATATCTCTGAAAggcaaaaacaaaatgaatgaatgaacgaacgaacgaacgaacgaacgaacgaacgaacgaacggaaagaaaattaaattaaatgtaaaaaaaaaaaaaaagatcatacgaagtgagagagagaaagagaaagaaaatgaaaagaaatgaaaagagaacaatgaaaatttgtcGTTCGCTTTAGCCTATTgatatccttcttctttgaatttaacgataaacgttttatatattaagtacTGTTGATCAATACAATCGAATATCGAATGGTATCAATAAACGAAAGTATCAGTTTCGAGAAAGGCGACGACGGGTCAAGTTCGTCGATATCCAAAGGGGCTGAGGAGCTCTACTGCATTGGAAACGCAGGAGCAGCCGCCCTCCTATCAAGCTACGACTCTTAAAAAGGAAACTGGATATTCGATTCGATAaggtagagaaaagaaaagaagagaactgaagtgaagagaggaaaggagaggagaggagggtAGAGGAGAGCGGACGGAAGAGGGGGGGTGGATAAGAGTGAGAGAGCATTCGTCGAGGACGATCTCGAGCGTTAATTTGCAAAGCCGGCGCGCGCGCTCCTCTCGAGGACTCGAGGGCTCGTTCGGCTTTTCCGTGGGACGGCGTATCGCCGAATTGAAGTGGCTCTTCGAGGGTACGCCTCGATACGCCCCCTTCCCCTTTGCTCTCCTTCCCCTTTTTgtctgcttctctctctctctctctctctctctctctctctctatctatctatctatctatctatctttttcttcccttcgatTAGGTAACAGTCGATAAAATTGGTTTGATTTTATTCAACGAGATTGTATTCAATAAGAAAGACTGGCCCTTAGTATAAGTTTTCAGTTTTGTcggttcgaaatatttttcatccttGATTGGCCAACTTCTTACCATAATAGCAGCTATATCGCGCATTGATCTAACAGCGAGAAGTAGTCCAGGATCCAATGGTTCTCTTTCCATCCACGTGAGAACTCTGGTGAGAAGTCCGACGGTCTCCTCGGCCGTCGGTTCAtcttcctcgtcgtcgtcatcgtcctcATGTTCGAATTCGCATTCCTGATCGATCGACTTGCGTTCGGATTCGATTTTGATGAGACGCGATTGATCGACGTCGAGAtcgatggtggtagtggtggtggtggtggtggtggtggtggtggtggtatcGTAACGTCGTGACGTTCGTTCTTCCCCGTCGATGATCCATCTTGCAAGTTCCTCGTCACCAACTTTGAGACCTAATTCACCAGCCAGTCCACGGAGTTCGTCCAACAGCATCctatcctcttctctttccgcAGATGCAACGATAGTACGAAGGATAGAGTTGTTGTTTCCCGTAACGTTAGATCGACCTATACGTGATTCTACATCCTCTCGTTCCCTCGGTAAGGCCCAACTTCTGGCAAATGTTTCCGATCGTACGCTCAGCCAGGCTCGGTGTAGATCCGCAAATGCTTCCTTGAGAGTAAATCTTCGAAGATAAGTCTCCAATCTATCATCATCTCGTTCGATCGTTGAGAATTTACTTCGATATACACCATGGTATACTCTGGTAAGTGCTCCAATTGCTAACCTCACTCTCAATTCTCTTACAACGATCCTTGTTTCGAGACAATCCTTCGGTACGACGAAGAGTCTAACAAGACCATCGGCCGCAACGCAGTCCCCTTCGGGAGGTAGATAATCGGCGCTCTCAGCCACGAGGACAGCACCGTCTGGGTGCATGGCCATCGCAGTTACGGCGAACTCACGGTGAAACCACCATAGAAAGAGGTCAGCCGTGAGGGAACCTCTCCCACCGCCGGCGTATACCACCGGTTGGCTGAGCATATTCACACGACTGAGACAACGTGGTCTCCAGTGACGACCAGCCACTAACAACCTAGTCCTATGATGTCCATCATGGTCGGCAGCCCCAACAACCCAGACTCTTTCCCCGGAAGACCTTTCTGAACTCCTCGAGGTTGCACCATGAAGTTTTCGGTGTTCCTCCAGGTGTCCACGTCGTCTTCCAGGTACATCACGCCAGTCCAAGAAGGATACATGCGCCAGATAGATTCTACTGCGATCGTAGCACTCCAAGGCGCTTCTGATATTTTCTAAAGGTGacgaggaggtggtggaggaggaggtagtGGTCGGACGTGCACCAGAGATTTCATTTCTAGAATCGGCACGATAAgatgaagaggaaggagaagaggcAACGAGAGGTTCGGATGAAGCTGACGGTGAGGAGGATGGTGAGAGAGGGGGTAATGGAGCAGCTGCTGGGGTTGTATTGGAAGAGGTAGAGGGTGTGGGAGGTGGAATCGGAGTCGACGTTATCGGCGGCGCGGATCGAGTCTGGAGTTCCCCCACTGGTggtccctcctcctcctcctcctcgtcgtcgtcgtcgtcgtcgtcgccgtcctcctcctcctcctcctcctcctcttcctcctcctcctcctcctcctctacctCCACCTTCCCTGTTACAATATCCTccttcccttcttccttcttagtCTCTTCTCGTGCACACTCGCGGCTACCGCGgcgtctcttttctttccgtttccGGTCTCTGCAAAATAGCCGTGTGCTCTCCGACGTTTTCAGTTGACTACCGATCAAAGAAGATCCCTCGCTACTGGACACCGAGGATGACCTCGAGGAAGGgcgagaggaggaagaggaggaggaggaggaggaggaagtggaACTGGAGGTGCATGTAGAGGTGGAACGCGAGGAACAGGGCGAGCTAGAAAGGTTTCTGCTTTCGGATAGGAGGTCGCGATGCGGGCTTTGCGAGCACCGTCGTTTTAGCAGGGTGCCGTTTTCACGGGGCTGCTCGAGGCCACCTTCGGTACTCTCCAGGGGTTGACGCATGCGCGCTCCGATCCATGATCGACCCTCGCGCACCGCCAACACCGCAACCGCCGACgacgccgccgccgccgccgccgccgccgccgccgccgccgccgttgCCGCCGCGTCTGTCTCCGGCGTCGTCTTCGCTCGGCCTggttttctcttcctcttcttcctcttcctccgtcttttcatcgtcatcgttgatgccttcttctttttattattattattctttccctCGGCTGACTCTTTTTTAACGATTGGCTGCTTTTGGTGATTCTCCTGCTGTTGGTAATTCTCCTCCTCCCGTTGCTCAAGACGTTCCTTATCGTTTCCCTCGAAGGTTCTAGACTCCCTCGAACCACGGCGATCCTTCTCCAATGTGGCGGCAGCTTTGCTACCGCTAACACGCGCGCACTTGCTACCGCGAGGCGACATTCCTTtacctcttttctcttaacaTATAGAGTACTCGTCTCGCCGTTGATAGAACGAGGAGTCGTAGTGACTCCTTTGATCAAGGTTAGGAACACTGTTGAACTCGATCGAGTTCCGTGGCTGGTTAGCGAGATCTCGTTGATCCCGGCCGACGAGGACTCGCGAGGACAACGGCGTCGAGCTCATCCGCGCGGCGTGCTGGCTTCGCCTACCGAGCGATGACTGAGCGAGCGGCCGCGACGCAGCCGTCAAAGGCCGGAGCGGGAACTAGAAGGCTTTGATGTACCGCCGCCCCGGTGCGCACAAAGCGAAAGCGGCCCCGGCTCGTTGGTTGGCATGGCATGAGGACGCCCGggggcggcggcggcggcggtgctGGCTCTGCTGGTGGTGGGTGAGTGGGTGCCACCGAGCTCCCGTCGACCGCCTGCGAGTTGTCGGGGGTGGAAATGGAGGGTGGAAACGGGCGACCCACCACCACCCCCTTCAgccactcactctctctctctctcgcttcctctttctctcttaaactGTGCGCGACCCTCCAATGTCTACATTAGACGCCTTCAGACGAAtatccttttctccttctgtTGCGTCCAAGAACCTCctccttattctttcttaaagataaaaaggaaaaagaacggaAATAAAAGGTCCTCTCTTCGAACCCTCTATTTTCATATAACCTCACCCTTCTGTGTCACGCGGCACGAGCACAGAGTAAACCTTATCGATCTTGTTTAACCTACACCGTGCACCTA encodes the following:
- the LOC124956742 gene encoding uncharacterized protein LOC124956742, whose protein sequence is MSPRGSKCARVSGSKAAATLEKDRRGSRESRTFEGNDKERLEQREEENYQQQENHQKQPIVKKESAEGKNNNNKKKKASTMTMKRRRKRKKRKRKPGRAKTTPETDAAATAAAAAAAAAAAAASSAVAVLAVREGRSWIGARMRQPLESTEGGLEQPRENGTLLKRRCSQSPHRDLLSESRNLSSSPCSSRSTSTCTSSSTSSSSSSSSSSSRPSSRSSSVSSSEGSSLIGSQLKTSESTRLFCRDRKRKEKRRRGSRECAREETKKEEGKEDIVTGKVEVEEEEEEEEEEEEEEEEDGDDDDDDDEEEEEEGPPVGELQTRSAPPITSTPIPPPTPSTSSNTTPAAAPLPPLSPSSSPSASSEPLVASSPSSSSYRADSRNEISGARPTTTSSSTTSSSPLENIRSALECYDRSRIYLAHVSFLDWRDVPGRRRGHLEEHRKLHGATSRSSERSSGERVWVVGAADHDGHHRTRLLVAGRHWRPRCLSRVNMLSQPVVYAGGGRGSLTADLFLWWFHREFAVTAMAMHPDGAVLVAESADYLPPEGDCVAADGLVRLFVVPKDCLETRIVVRELRVRLAIGALTRVYHGVYRSKFSTIERDDDRLETYLRRFTLKEAFADLHRAWLSVRSETFARSWALPREREDVESRIGRSNVTGNNNSILRTIVASAEREEDRMLLDELRGLAGELGLKVGDEELARWIIDGEERTSRRYDTTTTTTTTTTTTTTIDLDVDQSRLIKIESERKSIDQECEFEHEDDDDDEEDEPTAEETVGLLTRVLTWMEREPLDPGLLLAVRSMRDIAAIMASKMGLAGTHPSGLPFFCPNGDHLTQPPPAHMGIPPYGALDAGKAAAAAGLTRAPMYPFSTGQYPYPMLSPEMTQVAASWHTPSMYPISPASAGFRSPYPTSLPITSSSLPSDLYRFSPTGLMPPHHGLGPHAHALASHALVSSAPKTDHSTLDHNHRSTIEQKNSTSLPADNAKNQDTGQQNNQDKKKPHIKKPLNAFIYSFIGNNMKKCRARYGLDQQSQWCKPCSPVEHGAGMGIHASIIHHGVGSSAGAGVGAGGGGGTVGATTAPPNTNTASNTSSPQQEPTYVNLYGQSRLKPKGSLMPSLMPSRKKKCIRYMGEGGEGDGEADGEGEDDHSEDNLGSVGEAGTPEEDESLSSPGGLSALSSLASPSLVLPSPSSLASPCPCPLTPPVPPPPLPNPSNQQQQQQQQQQQQQQQQQQQQQHQQAQQGQQQPHRNPVGTNPHDINNPLSVNQLTGQCIKSEVVPAPPSGPSNPAISVT